A genomic segment from Malus domestica chromosome 05, GDT2T_hap1 encodes:
- the LOC103436341 gene encoding beta-glucosidase 12-like isoform X1 translates to MAMKYSRCLLFGVLLLIGFALTNGKATNTDPPVHCEFLNRSSFELGFIFGTGSASYQYEGAVKEDGRGPSIWDTFTHKHPEKIADGSNGDVAIDQYHRYKEDVGIMKDMNLDAYRLSISWSRLLPNGTLSGGVNRKGINYYNNLINELLRNGLKPFVTLFHWDVPQALENEYGGFLSPRIVDHFKDYAELCYKEFGDRVKHWFTVNEPYTFSNMGYAVGTLAPGRCSSWQNLNCTGGDSAIEPYLVTHHILLAHGAAVELYRNRYQASQKGLIGITLVSYWFEPASESKQDKDAALRSLDFMFGWFLDPLTSGDYPHSMRSIVGKRLPKFTKEQSKLLNGSFDFLGINYYTARYTTSTPKNNSLQASFVTDPRADLTTELNGVLIGPQTASDWLYVYPKGIHDLVLYTKEKYNDPLIYITENGVSESNNPKLSIDEALLDTGRIDYHYRHLCYLQAAIKNGAKVKGYFPWTLLDDFEWNSGYTVRFGLNYVDYNDGLKRHPKLSAHWFKNLLKKN, encoded by the exons ATGGCAATGAAATATTCACGATGTTTGCTCTTTGGTGTGCTGCTACTCATTGGCTTTGCATTGACAAATGGCAAAGCAACTAATACAGATCCACCTGTTCATTGCGAATTTCTCAATCGCAGCAGTTTTGAACTAGGGTTCATATTTGGCACAGGTTCCGCATCTTACCAG TATGAAGGTGCAGTAAAAGAAGATGGAAGAGGACCAAGCATATGGGATACCTTCACCCACAAACATCCAG AAAAAATCGCTGATGGCAGTAACGGAGACGTCGCTATTGATCAATATCATCGCTATAAG GAAGATGTGGGGATTATGAAGGATATGAATTTGGATGCTTACAGATTATCTATTTCATGGTCCAGATTATTACCAA ATGGAACGTTAAGTGGTGGCGTTAACAGGAAAGGAATTAATTATTACAACAATCTCATCAATGAACTCCTACGCAATG GTTTAAAGCCGTTTGTAACACTCTTTCATTGGGATGTTCCGCAAGCTTTAGAAAATGAATATGGTGGTTTCTTAAGCCCTCGTATTGT AGATCATTTTAAAGACTATGCAGAACTTTGTTATAAGGAATTTGGTGATCGAGTCAAGCACTGGTTCACGGTAAATGAGCCATATACTTTTAGTAACATGGGTTATGCTGTTGGGACTCTAGCACCGGGACGCTGCTCTTCTTGGCAAAACCTAAACTGCACCGGTGGAGATTCAGCCATTGAACCATACTTGGTGACACACCACATTCTTCTTGCTCATGGAGCAGCTGTAGAATTGTACAGGAATAGATATCAG GCATCTCAGAAAGGCTTGATAGGGATAACATTGGTGTCATACTGGTTTGAGCCTGCTTCGGAGTCAAAGCAAGATAAAGATGCTGCCTTACGATCTTTGGATTTTATGTTTGGATG gtttttggACCCTTTAACAAGTGGTGACTATCCACACAGCATGCGATCAATTGTTGGGAAAAGATTGCCAAAATTCACAAAAGAACAATCCAAGTTGCTAAACGGatcatttgattttcttggaATAAATTATTATACTGCTAGATACACAACTAGTACACCTAAGAACAATTCACTACAGGCAAGCTTCGTAACAGATCCTCGAGCTGATCTTACAA CTGAGCTTAATGGAGTACTTATTGGTCCACAG ACTGCTTCAGATTGGTTATATGTATATCCAAAAGGAATTCACGATCTTGTGCTCTACACAAAGGAAAAATATAATGATCCACTCATTTATATTACTGAGAATG GTGTATCAGAGTCGAATAATCCCAAACTATCAATTGACGAGGCTCTTCTTGATACCGGTAGAATTGACTACCACTACCGTCACCTATGTTACCTTCAAGCGGCGATCAA AAATGGTGCGAAAGTGAAGGGATACTTTCCATGGACATTGTTGGACGACTTTGAATGGAATTCTGGATACACCGTCCGATTTGGTTTAAACTACGTGGATTATAATGATGGGCTGAAAAGACACCCAAAACTCTCAGCacattggttcaaaaatttgcttaagaagaattga
- the LOC103436320 gene encoding beta-glucosidase 12-like codes for MAMKYSRPLLFGVLLLIGFALTNGKATNTDPPVHCEFLNRSSFEPGFIFGTGSASYQYEGAVKEDGRGPSIWDTFTHKHPEKIADGSNGDVAIDQYHRYKEDVGIMKDMNLDAYRLSISWSRLLPNGTLSGGVNRKGIDYYNNLINELLRNGLKPFVTLFHWDVPQALEDEYGGFLSPRIVDHFKDYAELCYKEFGDRVKHWFTVNEPYTFSSMGYAVGTLAPGRCSSWQNLNCTGGDSAIEPYLVTHHILLAHGAAVELYRNRYQASQKGLIGITLVSYWFEPASESKQDKDAALRSLDFMFGWFLDPLTSGDYPHSMRSIVGKRLPKFTKEQSKSLNGSFDFLGINYYTARYTTSTPKNNSLQASFVTDPRADLTTELNGVLIGPQTASDWLYVYPKGIHDLVLYTKEKYNDPLIYITENGVSESNNPKLSIDEALLDTGRIDYHYRHLCYLQVAIKNGAKVKGYFPWTLLDDFEWNSGYTVRFGLNYVDYNDGLKRHPKLSAHWFKNLLKKN; via the exons ATGGCAATGAAATATTCACGACCTTTGCTCTTTGGTGTGCTGCTACTCATTGGCTTTGCATTGACAAATGGCAAAGCAACTAATACAGATCCACCTGTTCATTGCGAATTTCTCAATCGTAGCAGTTTTGAACCAGGGTTCATATTTGGCACAGGTTCCGCATCTTACCAG TATGAAGGTGCAGTAAAAGAAGATGGAAGAGGACCAAGCATATGGGATACCTTCACCCACAAACATCCAG AAAAAATCGCTGATGGCAGTAACGGAGACGTCGCTATTGATCAATATCACCGTTATAAG GAAGATGTGGGGATTATGAAGGATATGAATTTGGATGCTTACAGATTATCTATTTCATGGTCCAGATTATTACCAA ATGGAACGTTAAGTGGTGGCGTTAACAGGAAAGGAATTGATTATTACAACAATCTCATCAATGAACTCCTACGCAATG GTTTAAAGCCGTTTGTAACACTCTTTCATTGGGATGTTCCCCAAGCTTTAGAAGATGAATATGGTGGTTTCTTAAGCCCTCGTATTGT AGATCATTTTAAAGACTATGCAGAACTTTGTTATAAGGAATTTGGTGATCGAGTCAAGCACTGGTTCACGGTAAATGAGCCATATACTTTTAGTAGCATGGGTTATGCTGTTGGGACTCTAGCACCGGGACGCTGCTCTTCTTGGCAAAACCTAAACTGCACCGGTGGAGATTCAGCCATTGAACCATACTTGGTGACACACCACATTCTTCTTGCTCATGGAGCAGCTGTAGAATTGTACAGGAATAGATATCAG GCATCTCAGAAAGGCTTGATAGGGATAACATTGGTGTCATACTGGTTTGAGCCTGCTTCGGAGTCAAAGCAAGATAAAGATGCTGCCTTACGATCTTTGGATTTTATGTTTGGATG gtttttggACCCTTTAACAAGCGGTGACTATCCACACAGCATGCGATCAATTGTTGGAAAAAGATTGCCAAAATTCACAAAGGAACAATCCAAGTCGCTAAACGGatcatttgattttcttggaATAAATTATTATACTGCTAGATACACAACTAGTACACCTAAGAACAATTCACTACAGGCAAGCTTCGTAACAGATCCTCGAGCTGATCTTACAA CTGAGCTTAATGGAGTACTTATTGGTCCACAG ACTGCTTCAGATTGGTTATATGTATATCCAAAAGGAATTCACGATCTTGTGCTCTACACAAAGGAAAAATATAATGATCCACTCATTTATATTACTGAGAATG GTGTATCAGAGTCGAATAATCCAAAACTATCAATTGACGAGGCTCTTCTTGATACCGGTAGAATTGACTACCACTACCGTCACCTATGTTACCTTCAAGTGGCGATCAA AAATGGTGCGAAAGTGAAGGGATACTTTCCATGGACATTGTTGGACGACTTTGAATGGAATTCTGGATACACCGTCCGATTTGGTTTAAACTACGTGGATTATAATGATGGGCTGAAAAGACACCCAAAACTCTCAGCacattggttcaaaaatttgcttaagaagaattga
- the LOC103436341 gene encoding beta-glucosidase 12-like isoform X2, whose translation MAMKYSRCLLFGVLLLIGFALTNGKATNTDPPVHCEFLNRSSFEPGFIFGTGSASYQYEGAVKEDGRGPSIWDTFTHKHPEKIADGSNGDVAIDQYHRYKEDVGIMKDMNLDAYRLSISWSRLLPNGTLSGGVNRKGINYYNNLINELLRNGLKPFVTLFHWDVPQALENEYGGFLSPRIVDHFKDYAELCYKEFGDRVKHWFTVNEPYTFSNMGYAVGTLAPGRCSSWQNLNCTGGDSAIEPYLVTHHILLAHGAAVELYRNRYQASQKGLIGITLVSYWFEPASESKQDKDAALRSLDFMFGWFLDPLTSGDYPHSMRSIVGKRLPKFTKEQSKLLNGSFDFLGINYYTARYTTSTPKNNSLQASFVTDPRADLTTELNGVLIGPQTASDWLYVYPKGIHDLVLYTKEKYNDPLIYITENGVSESNNPKLSIDEALLDTGRIDYHYRHLCYLQAAIKNGAKVKGYFPWTLLDDFEWNSGYTVRFGLNYVDYNDGLKRHPKLSAHWFKNLLKKN comes from the exons ATGGCAATGAAATATTCACGATGTTTGCTCTTTGGTGTGCTGCTACTCATTGGCTTTGCATTGACAAATGGCAAAGCAACTAATACAGATCCACCTGTTCATTGCGAATTTCTCAATCGCAGCAGTTTTGAACCAGGGTTCATATTTGGCACAGGTTCCGCATCTTACCAG TATGAAGGTGCAGTAAAAGAAGATGGAAGAGGACCAAGCATATGGGATACCTTCACCCACAAACATCCAG AAAAAATCGCTGATGGCAGTAACGGAGACGTCGCTATTGATCAATATCATCGCTATAAG GAAGATGTGGGGATTATGAAGGATATGAATTTGGATGCTTACAGATTATCTATTTCATGGTCCAGATTATTACCAA ATGGAACGTTAAGTGGTGGCGTTAACAGGAAAGGAATTAATTATTACAACAATCTCATCAATGAACTCCTACGCAATG GTTTAAAGCCGTTTGTAACACTCTTTCATTGGGATGTTCCGCAAGCTTTAGAAAATGAATATGGTGGTTTCTTAAGCCCTCGTATTGT AGATCATTTTAAAGACTATGCAGAACTTTGTTATAAGGAATTTGGTGATCGAGTCAAGCACTGGTTCACGGTAAATGAGCCATATACTTTTAGTAACATGGGTTATGCTGTTGGGACTCTAGCACCGGGACGCTGCTCTTCTTGGCAAAACCTAAACTGCACCGGTGGAGATTCAGCCATTGAACCATACTTGGTGACACACCACATTCTTCTTGCTCATGGAGCAGCTGTAGAATTGTACAGGAATAGATATCAG GCATCTCAGAAAGGCTTGATAGGGATAACATTGGTGTCATACTGGTTTGAGCCTGCTTCGGAGTCAAAGCAAGATAAAGATGCTGCCTTACGATCTTTGGATTTTATGTTTGGATG gtttttggACCCTTTAACAAGTGGTGACTATCCACACAGCATGCGATCAATTGTTGGGAAAAGATTGCCAAAATTCACAAAAGAACAATCCAAGTTGCTAAACGGatcatttgattttcttggaATAAATTATTATACTGCTAGATACACAACTAGTACACCTAAGAACAATTCACTACAGGCAAGCTTCGTAACAGATCCTCGAGCTGATCTTACAA CTGAGCTTAATGGAGTACTTATTGGTCCACAG ACTGCTTCAGATTGGTTATATGTATATCCAAAAGGAATTCACGATCTTGTGCTCTACACAAAGGAAAAATATAATGATCCACTCATTTATATTACTGAGAATG GTGTATCAGAGTCGAATAATCCCAAACTATCAATTGACGAGGCTCTTCTTGATACCGGTAGAATTGACTACCACTACCGTCACCTATGTTACCTTCAAGCGGCGATCAA AAATGGTGCGAAAGTGAAGGGATACTTTCCATGGACATTGTTGGACGACTTTGAATGGAATTCTGGATACACCGTCCGATTTGGTTTAAACTACGTGGATTATAATGATGGGCTGAAAAGACACCCAAAACTCTCAGCacattggttcaaaaatttgcttaagaagaattga